The following nucleotide sequence is from Mytilus trossulus isolate FHL-02 chromosome 9, PNRI_Mtr1.1.1.hap1, whole genome shotgun sequence.
TGAGTACCATCGTAAAAAGTTTTGTAGAGATCTGAACACATGATACGGGACGGATGGACACGCGCGAGCACATACCTGTACACATGATACTGGACGAATGTACACACGATCGCACAGTTCTGAACACAtgatacaaaatacaaaacagatGGACACACGATCGCACAGACCTGAACACATTATAGTTGACGGATTGACACACGATCGAACAGACCTGTACACATGATACGGCACAGATTGACACACGCTCACACAGACCTGAACACATTATACGAGACGGATGGACACACGGACGGACAGACCTGTACACATGATCCTGGACGGTTTGACACACGCTCGCACATACCTGAACACATTATACGGGACGGATTGACACACGATCGTACAGATAGGAACACATGATACGGGACAGATTGACACACGATCGTACAGACCTGTACACATGAAACTAGACGGATGCACACACGCTCGCATAGACCTGTACACATGAAACTGGACGGATGGACACACGTTCGCTCAGACCTGAACACATGATTCTGGACGAATTGACACACGCTCGCACAGACCTGTACACATGATAGGGGACGGATTGACACAAGCTCGCACAGACCTGTACACATTATACGAGAAGGATGGACACACGCTCGCACAGACCTGAACACATTATACGGAACGAATGGACACATGATCATACAGACCTGTACACATGATTTAAGACGGATTGACACACGCTCGCACAAACCTGAACATATTATACGGGACGGATGGACACACACTTGCACAAACCTAAACGCGTTATACGGGACGGATGGACACATCGACGATAGTACAAACCCGAACACAGGATACGGGACGGATCGACGAACGCTCGCACAGACCTGTACACATGATACTGGACGGATGGACACACGCTCGTACAGACCTGAACACATGATACGGACGGATGGACACGCGCGAGCACATACCTGTACACATGATACTGGACGAATGTACACACGATCGCACAGTTCTGAACACAtgatacaaaatacaaaacagatGGACACACGATCGCACAGACCTGAACACATTATAGTTGACGGATTGACACACGATCGAACAGACCTGTACACATGATACGGCACAGATTGACACACGCTCACACAGACCTGAACACATTATACGAGACGGATGGACACACGGACGGACAGACCTGTACAAATGATCCTGGACGGATTGACACACGATCGTACAGATAGGAACACATGATACGGGACAGATTGACACACGATCGTACAGACCTGTACACATGAAACTAGACGGATGCACACACGCTCGCATAGACCTGTACACATGAAACTGGACGGATGGACACACGTTCGCTCAGACCTGAACACATGATTCTGGACGAATTGACACACGCTCGCACAGACCTGTACACATGATAGGGGACGGATTGACACCAGCTCGCACAGACCTGTACACATTATACGAGAAGGATGGACACACGCTCGCACAGACCTGAACACATTATACGGAACGAATGGACACATGATCATACAGACCTGTACACATGATTTAAGACGGATTGACACACGCTCGCACAAACCTGAACATATTATACGGGACGGATGGACACACACTTGCACAAACCTAAACGCGTTATACGGGACGGATGGACACATAGACGATCGTACAAACCCGAACACAGGATACGGGACGGATCGACGAACGCTCGCACAGACCTGTACACATGATACTGGACGGATGGACACACGCTCGTACAGACCTGAACACATGATACGGACGGATGGACAAACGCACGCACAGACCTGTACTCATGATGTGGGACGAATTGACACTCGATCGTACAGACCTGTATACATGATACTGGACAAATGGACACACGATCGCACAGACCTGTACACATGTTACGGTACGGATGGATACACGCACGCACAAACCTGAACACATTATACTGGACGAATGCACACATGGACGCACAGACCTGTACACATGATACGAGACGGATGAACACACGCATGCACAGACTTGTACATATGATACTGGGCGAATGGAAAAACACACGCACATACCTGAACACATTATACGGAACGGATGGACACACGCTCGCACAGACCCGATGACATGGTTTGGGACGGATAGACACACGAACGCACAGACCGGAAGACATGATTCGGGACGGATGGACACACGAACGCACAGACCTGAACACATTATCTTAATACGAGACGGATGGGCACACGCACGCATAGACTCGAACACATGACAACCCTCTTCTATTGTGCCCAGTGGGCGGGACAAACACCATGaatgcataatttttattttaatttgagctAAAGGATACAGGAATTTTACTCTCTATCAGTAATCGTTCCTTTGTTTTATAGACAGACTATATCTGCTATTTATCTGCTTCAATAAAGATTGTCTCTTTGCTTCTTATTATATTTTGCTCtcaaaatttaatttctattataataatttattgacTCTATTTTTACAACTAGGTAACCGTAAccttgaaataatgaaatacttCCTCTGGTCAACAACAGTGTGCAGTTTATTATGCTTCCATGCGCTCTCAACTTACAACAACTTCAACACATGTTGCAAAAACAAACTGGTTAGTCCCAGGTTCATGGATATAAAGTCGATGTATTTTGGCGGACCAAATGAAAAGAACGGTGAAGGGGCGTTCCTGAATCGACGCATGCTTTCCATAAATGAAACGTATAAAATTCTTTGGTACAATTCACCGTCATATTTTCTGAAAAAGGCACATATAAGTTTACGAGCCTGTAGATTCAACAATTGCCAATTAACAACTGATTTAGGACAGATGTCGGTAGCAGATGCTGTTATATTCAGACATAATTATCTACCGAATATACTCCCTGTTAAACACACCGACCAGATATGGATATTACATGGACAGGAAACGCCATTCTATATGAGAAAGAACTACTTAAAGAAGGCATGGTTAGGACAATTTAATTGGTCAATAACATACGGTCATACGTCGGATATCTCAATGCCATATGCTAGCATTGCCAAGGAAGTCATTAGAGCGAAGAAAAATTATTCAGATATTTATAGAAAGAAAACAAAGCAGGTAGCATGGATAGTTAGTCATTGTTTTGCCGTATCCGGTAGAGATGAATATGTCCGAGAATTACGAAAGTATATTTCTGTCGACATTTATGGAAAATGTGGTAATTTGACTTGTTCTAGAGATGGCAATGAATGCATGGATAACATTAGTAAAGAATATAAATTCTACCTTTCATTTGAAAACTCTTTATGCAAGgattatgtttcagaaaaagtgTTTGCACTTTACAATAACAAGTACAGTATCATCCCAATAATCCGAGGTGCTCCGAATATTGACGAATACGTCCCACGGAAAACGTATATTAATGCATTTGACTTTGAGAATCCCGAGATACTTGCAAACTATTTGTTACGCCTTGGTTCCGATGAACAAACATATTCGTCATATTTGCAGGAGAAAGATAAATTCAGACCTTATTATGCTAGTTACTACAGAGCCATGTGCTCTCTATGTGAAAAATTGAATAAGTACAACAAATCAAAGGTACTTGAAAATTCATCATGGTTTACAATACGAAACAATTGTCTGGTACCTCAGAATAGATCACAAATTGTTATAAAGGACAGGGCTCCAGATTACTGGTACTGGGATTAATCCAGATACACAAGTCAAATGAAGTAACTTAACGTTAATGGTGGTAGTACCATATATATAGATGGGTATTACATCCATGGTAGTTCTCTCTACTGTTGAGACATATATTAAACATGGCACCACTTATGATTTAAATGAACGCATATACACTCAAGTTTAAGGAActaatatagaaataattacaatatacgaatcattttaaatttagaatacAATAGCTCGTTGAGACAAACCTCATTGTGTTCTACGGAAATAGATAGTTTAGACCTCTCATGTACTAGTCGGTATTGTAGTACtattattttctacataacTGATTGTGGGCTACGGAAATAGACAGATTAGATCTCTCATATACCCGACAGTATTGTGGTATTGTGTTCCACAAGGCTGATTGAATGCTACGGAAATAGACAGTTGAGGACGATCGTTTCGTATACTTGTAATATCATTACAGTTTGTGTCGATTTTGAACGATAGGTGTTGTTTAGAGATCAATTAAGACACTAGTAATACTTATGCATGTGAAAAGAAATAAGTGATTTCAGTGCAAATACCTTGTTTTAAGTGAGTTTgtaagtttaaaataaacacttttagAGGTTTACAGAATAAGGAATAAGAAATGTTAATCGCTTCAACCAATGCAAGGGCCGCAAATGGACAACATGAAACTAAAACGatctaaataatttaaacaCAGTCCATCGtttcaaatttcaagtttaCATGCACTAACATTATTGTGTAATTGTAATATTCATGTAGAATATAATTggataaataaattattacattagtaatgttatatacatgtaattgtaatacatacaaagacatatagagctaaaaagtaaaatcacacaaatactgaactccgaaaaacattcaaaacgaCAAGTCCCAAACCAAATgccaaaatcaaaagcccaaatCCATGAAACGAATGGATATTAAcggttatattcctgacttggtataggcattttgtGATGTAGAAAATTGTTGGTCAAACCAGGTTTAATAGATAGATAAACCTctcttatatgacagtcgcatacaaaTCCATTATATATACAACGGtgtgtgaataaaacaaaagacataataatgtaaaaatgtcaaaataggggtacagcagtcaacatggTGTTATattcttaatcactataaaacaaactcATATGTAACAAATACGCACAAAacggcatatagacaaagcacattggcaaaaatgaaagacaatattaaaaaaaagaaatacgaTGATAGTTGAATACCACAATAACTGGATGTAAAAGTACAGAGCCacatcatttataacaaagaaacacaaaaaggcaagTCATTGCtaatcctaccacatctttGTTATacatagacaaagcacataagaAAAAATTGAAGACAACAATACCACAAgaacgggatgtataagtatagagccacgtcaaatgaaGTAATATTCATGGAGACAAATATATGGATACAATAATACGTtaataagataataaacaacgtcagtacccagaatctatacttcaagaccattgtatattaattgaaacaaaatatttatcaacaagttttggtacatgtatcttcTGATGACGTTAATCAAACGACGTCCTTCGACATACCCCTGTTTAATTTACTTTATGCCCAGACACTGGTgatgttttacaaagtctgagttgGAGGTACAAGCTCTTCAAtaccgaataagttgggaaatttTTATCTTAAATGCAAATGTATATCTCaggtgaagttgaaatcgttTCGTTTGTCAAAGATTCTgatactgagatgactgtgtatgtcaaatttgaGATATCATAAGTCAACAAATGAGGCGTAAGAAACATGTCTGTTGTTTTCCTAATTTCTAGTTCTAATGGAACCTGATCAGAAAAGTTTgaattgttaatggaaagaacatcatccatatatctgaatgtgaaattaaaagatcaggctttttcattttcttgtttaagacaagtgtctgaagaaacgtcgattcatatgaaaacaaGAAGCGGTCGGTTATTGAATTCGAAcaatcaaaacaacaaaatcaaagtaaaaagtgtcttttttttgttgataagcAACACTTTGAACTACTGTATTTGTTGACGAACTTCatattttatagctgactattcggtatgggctttgctcattgttgaaagccgtacggtgacctacagttttTAGTTACTTTATCATTTTGggctcttgtggagagttgtctcattggcaatcataccacatcttttttatattcatatatatattactcaAAATTTTCAAGTGTACTAAATTCAAATTAACTTTGAATTCTAAGAACCTTTTATTTTCACTTCCCCAATAATAAGGACGTAACATTATAAGTATAttgacaaaacatgaaaaatcagTGCAAGGACAATTAAGGTGAATGTCACTGAAACAGAAacttaacaaaagaaaaaaaaccactaaaACATATTATGTCTATACAAGATTTCGGACtctatatactagtacatgtatattagtcTGTAAAAGTTGTgaagatacatgtattgcatattTTGAATGAATCATAAAGAGTTTAAATCTTTCCTTATcacatatgttttatttgtactATCTTTTTagatttctttatttaaaagttgCATACATATTTGATGATGTCCGGTCCGTATGATTATCTATTATAAGATAGAGTTATAGAGTTGTTTTGATAACTTTATTACTTTGTGggtattttacaattatttagcgGTTCgcctttttaatataaaaataagaagatgtggtatgtttgtcaaTGACACACctcaaaatttatcaaaggtaccaagtttattatgtattatatgttggctaaaatataccaaatatagcaCTAGAGAACACTCTGGTGCATATAGTGTCAACTATTTTCCtcttatgttttattataaaacgaTGGTTCGGATAAGATAAGTAAAGTAAGATAATTATctgaattttttaaatcttttaatatataacttaacaGTAGGTATCCGGTAAACTGATTGTAGATAAATCTCATGTTCCACGAAGATAATGACCTCATGATATGTAAAGCAATCATTCTATTTAAGTGCACAGGAAATTTCAATGCTACGCATACTATTACATTTTGTCGAAAATAAAGAAGTTGAATCGACTGAAGCAAATAATGTGTATTCTAAAGTACTTGATTTACAATGGCGATATTGGTTATAACgaaaaaatcaaatgtccaTTGCTCTATCATGAATATAGAATATAGAAGATATTTTCTACAATTTACCACATAAATAATTGAATGAGTTCATTATCATTTCTTATACAAAAGTCAGAGTCACTAAGGTTTAGAATTATATATAgttcatgtgtttttttaaaacattttccctttaaaatggcgcaaatgaaaggttCTATGTTTGTAGGTGATCTCTGGTTCTTCGCAATTGTAAGCAGATACTGCCCCACATGTTGCAttcgtcgtgttgctcatgttattacaaaccggtaaatagtcttatttggTAGGTCAAATTCGTGAAAAGAGAAATGTTATTATAGTTACGAAATAAGGAACAtttccgatatcatctgtgcaACGATAATTTCATAACTGTTAACCAAATCGTGATGGCGTTCGTGAAGTTtaagaagggatgatttcaacttcaccatttagaACTATTGGTTTAATTGCTTCTATGTGAGctgcaaccctctatcaagaaaatcatgataggaaaaaCAAGCCTTATGAAAGCGGTGTAGCAgtacaacatattaaaacaaactA
It contains:
- the LOC134683502 gene encoding glycoprotein 3-alpha-L-fucosyltransferase A-like; its protein translation is MIMVHMIGNRNLEIMKYFLWSTTVCSLLCFHALSTYNNFNTCCKNKLVSPRFMDIKSMYFGGPNEKNGEGAFLNRRMLSINETYKILWYNSPSYFLKKAHISLRACRFNNCQLTTDLGQMSVADAVIFRHNYLPNILPVKHTDQIWILHGQETPFYMRKNYLKKAWLGQFNWSITYGHTSDISMPYASIAKEVIRAKKNYSDIYRKKTKQVAWIVSHCFAVSGRDEYVRELRKYISVDIYGKCGNLTCSRDGNECMDNISKEYKFYLSFENSLCKDYVSEKVFALYNNKYSIIPIIRGAPNIDEYVPRKTYINAFDFENPEILANYLLRLGSDEQTYSSYLQEKDKFRPYYASYYRAMCSLCEKLNKYNKSKVLENSSWFTIRNNCLVPQNRSQIVIKDRAPDYWYWD